In Capsicum annuum cultivar UCD-10X-F1 chromosome 8, UCD10Xv1.1, whole genome shotgun sequence, the genomic window agaaaaaaatgaaaaaaatcatatcCTTATTTCGAGTAAAGACAAagatttacattattttttttgatcTAAATATAAATATTACCGACTACTTTATTAAAATAAGAAACTAACAATCTATaccattaatattttatttataatccgtaaaaaaaaattatttttttattttttatttaaccgCGCGAAGCACGGATAATTTCACTAGTATATAATATATACTAAAGTGAAGAAAAGGGGAAAGAAATCTCAGATGGCCAATAACCTTTTTCAACGGTTTGAGAAATCCTTTTTTTGACAATTCGAAAAGTGAGTCAAAAGAACATTTTGGTAAAATCCGACAAAAGCTTAAGCCTTTCTCCAGCATATGTCCCTCCCCTTTCTTCCCTTTTCATCACTTGCAAACCGTTCGTGTTCAAATTCAGGTCAAGGTGCATTTTAGTAATTATTCAGCAATTCTATGCCCCTTCTCATTTCCCCAATACTCCTTCTATTTATACTCTCGAATTCTCACTCAATAACCCTATCTTCATTTCAAACCCTCAAAACTAAAACTCTTGAAGCCTATCAAAAACCTTCATACATTTGCATACTAATTTGGTAATTGCTCTTTCCAACCTTTTgttaattattcatatattatggCTCATCCTTCATGGttcctctctttttattttggtAAACTTCCATTGCAATGTTATGTCCATTAAATTTCTTGAGCTAATATAAATTACCATTTATATTCTTCTAGCAGATATATTAAGTCCTGGAGTTCTTCATTACACAAACATTTAGTGCTCCCTGGTACGTGTTCATAATGATAATGAGAATATAGGAACATTTTTATAGTTATATGACAtgtcagatatatatatatatatatcaaaagatTCCACATTGAAATCTGAGATTTCTTTATCTTTTAGTTCATCAcctttttttccatgttttttttaatttctcgAGGAACTTATGTTTTGTAAAGCACCAGATCCCAAGGTTTTGTAATATTAACAGAGAATTTTTCATGTTGGTGACAGGAAAATGAAAGATCATTCCTCGTAGCAGAAAGTTGATCAAGCTTTATTAGTCCCCAATATTTTAAAGTTCCCCTTTTTCCATGCAACTTATGATATAGAGCTTTCAGCTTGAGAAAAAAATGGCCTGCACAGGATCTAAATCATGCGTTAAGTCGATCATGTTTCTGATCGTGTTTGTGCTATTGAGCATGCAGCAGTGCAAATGCTCTGAGCTCGAGCTACTTTTGTTGATGAAAACATCAATGAAGGATCCATTAGGGTCTCTCCATGATTGGATTTCATCTCAATCTCTTTGCCATTGGAATGGTGTtgtttgtgatgacttgtcacatgTTGCAAAAATTGAGCTCTCGGGAAAGAACTTATCTGGAAAATTATCTGAAACTATTTTCAATTTGCCATACGTTGAATCGATTGATCTCTCGAATAATCAGCTTTCTGGAGAAATTCCTATCAATTTCTCATCTTGCTTGGCACTAAGATTTCTCAATCTTAGCAACAATAACTTCACAGGTCCACTTCCTCAAGGCTCAAGAATTCCACTTCTTGAGACATTAGATCTCTCAAACAACATGATTTCAGGAAAAATCCATGAAAGTGTTGGTTTATTCTCAAGGCTGAAAGTTCTTGACTTTGGTGGAAATGTCTTGGTTGGAAGCATTCCAAAGTCTATTGCAAATATTTCTAGTTTGGAATTCTTGACTCTTGCTTCGAACCAATTAATCGGAGAAATCCCTCGAGAAATAGGGCTTATGAAGAACTTGAAGCTTATTTACTTGGGATATAACAATTTCTCTGGTGGAATTCCCGAGGAAATTGGTGAATTGACATCTTTGTATCATGTTGATCTTGTGCACAACAATCTCACGGGTGAAATCCCTTCATCTTTAGGTAATCTCACCAATCTTCAGTACCTTTTTCTCTACATAAACAAGCTTACTGGCCCAATTCCAAGATCCCTATTTAATCTCAAGAAAATGGTATCCCTTGATTTAAGTGATAACTTCTTGTCTGGTGAAATATCTGAGCTTATATCCCAATTGGAAAAACTAGAAGTTCTACAATTGTTTTCCAACAATTTCGCTGGTAGAATTCCAAATGCCTTGACTTTCTTGCCTAATCTCCAAGTTCTTCAATTATGGTCTAATAAATTATCAGGTGAGATTCCTAAGGACCTTGGAAAATATAACAATCTCACAATCCTAGACCTTTCCACCAATAACCTCACCGGAAAAATACCCTATAGCATATGTTATTCTGGCAATCTTTTAAAACTTATACTGTTCTCAAATTCACTTGTAGGCGAAATTCCTGTAAGCTTGAGCCATTGCAAAAGCTTACAGAGGGTCCGCCTGCAAAACAACCATCTCACGGGTGAATTGTCCCTGGAATTCACAAAGCTCCCGCTTGTTTACTTCCTTGATATCTCAGGCAACAATCTTTTTGGCTCAATTAGTGAAAGGAAATGGGA contains:
- the LOC107838967 gene encoding leucine-rich repeat receptor-like serine/threonine-protein kinase SKM1 isoform X2, with protein sequence MACTGSKSCVKSIMFLIVFVLLSMQQCKCSELELLLLMKTSMKDPLGSLHDWISSQSLCHWNGVVCDDLSHVAKIELSGKNLSGKLSETIFNLPYVESIDLSNNQLSGEIPINFSSCLALRFLNLSNNNFTGPLPQGSRIPLLETLDLSNNMISGKIHESVGLFSRLKVLDFGGNVLVGSIPKSIANISSLEFLTLASNQLIGEIPREIGLMKNLKLIYLGYNNFSGGIPEEIGELTSLYHVDLVHNNLTGEIPSSLGNLTNLQYLFLYINKLTGPIPRSLFNLKKMVSLDLSDNFLSGEISELISQLEKLEVLQLFSNNFAGRIPNALTFLPNLQVLQLWSNKLSGEIPKDLGKYNNLTILDLSTNNLTGKIPYSICYSGNLLKLILFSNSLVGEIPVSLSHCKSLQRVRLQNNHLTGELSLEFTKLPLVYFLDISGNNLFGSISERKWDMPKLQMLNLARNKFLGTLPDSFGSKNLENLDLSENDFYGTIPKNFRQLSELMELKLRSNKLSGEIPDELSSCKKLVSLDLSHNQLSGQIPTCLSEMPVLSLLDLSMNQLSGEIPPNLGKVESLVLVNISYNHFHGNLPSTGAFLAINSSAVVGNQLCGRGDGITSGLPPCKSLEKSSIWWFFLTCLLGILVLLAFSALVVVFIQRRRELKLKKVESAQDGNNWEIQFFDSKASKSITLDDILGIGVPYKGFSEISNTQVFVKRLNVDIPKSFWTNIHELGNIRHPNVVKIMAACKSEKGGIVVYEYVEGKDLSEVIRVMSWEHRQKVAIGIARALKYLHCSCSPSIFAGEISPRKVIVDGKDEARLRLSLPTMGFTSSKGFSFTAYVGPGKFTILPLSSRVCLLFTSLVLAFLKSLRQ
- the LOC107838967 gene encoding leucine-rich repeat receptor-like serine/threonine-protein kinase SKM1 isoform X3 translates to MACTGSKSCVKSIMFLIVFVLLSMQQCKCSELELLLLMKTSMKDPLGSLHDWISSQSLCHWNGVVCDDLSHVAKIELSGKNLSGKLSETIFNLPYVESIDLSNNQLSGEIPINFSSCLALRFLNLSNNNFTGPLPQGSRIPLLETLDLSNNMISGKIHESVGLFSRLKVLDFGGNVLVGSIPKSIANISSLEFLTLASNQLIGEIPREIGLMKNLKLIYLGYNNFSGGIPEEIGELTSLYHVDLVHNNLTGEIPSSLGNLTNLQYLFLYINKLTGPIPRSLFNLKKMVSLDLSDNFLSGEISELISQLEKLEVLQLFSNNFAGRIPNALTFLPNLQVLQLWSNKLSGEIPKDLGKYNNLTILDLSTNNLTGKIPYSICYSGNLLKLILFSNSLVGEIPVSLSHCKSLQRVRLQNNHLTGELSLEFTKLPLVYFLDISGNNLFGSISERKWDMPKLQMLNLARNKFLGTLPDSFGSKNLENLDLSENDFYGTIPKNFRQLSELMELKLRSNKLSGEIPDELSSCKKLVSLDLSHNQLSGQIPTCLSEMPVLSLLDLSMNQLSGEIPPNLGKVESLVLVNISYNHFHGNLPSTGAFLAINSSAVVGNQLCGRGDGITSGLPPCKSLEKSSIWWFFLTCLLGILVLLAFSALVVVFIQRRRELKLKKVESAQDGNNWEIQFFDSKASKSITLDDILGIGVPYKGFSEISNTQVFVKRLNVDIPKSFWTNIHELGNIRHPNVVKIMAACKSEKGGIVVYEYVEGKDLSEVIRVMSWEHRQKVAIGIARALKYLHCSCSPSIFAGEISPRKVIVDGKDEARLRLSLPTMGFTSSKGFSFTAYVGPGVMIRSRN